The Branchiostoma lanceolatum isolate klBraLanc5 chromosome 1, klBraLanc5.hap2, whole genome shotgun sequence genomic sequence CAGACTATGGGTGAAGTCAGGGAAAGACGAGGCTCCGTACCCGCTCATCGGGCATGAGATCCCCTTCGCCATCAAGATGTCTCACCTGCGTGACGCGGCTGTGACGGCTGGGGACGACCACCTGGTGCTGCTGGATCAGGAGATCATGCCCAGTATGGATCACCTGTCCCCCGAGACACAGGTCCAGTTTGTACTGAGGGACAGCAGGAAGACCAAAATTGTCATGGGTAAGCTACAGTCATCTTAAACTTTGTCTTTTAGTTCAAGAAAAGCCAAAAGTAAGGGTGCTAATATTCTGTCATTGCAGCAGCCCCAATGCCTTTCCACAAATGTCACATGGATTTTAAGTCTTCAAATTAAACAAATAAAACTTCAGATTGGACTAAGTTTTCTGTGTTCCTCTTTTTGAGCAGAAGACATTCCAAGTAAGAAGCTGAAGAGGTTCAAGAAGTCTCCCATCATCAACTGGCCATTCAAGCGCACCTCCAGCAAGTCTGACATGCCCGACTCACCCTCGTCATCAGAGGCCAGGGGAAAGTAAGTACTGCCAAGGCTTACAGTTTTTCTctactgtaaacaaacaaaacattgtgtTTCTTAGTAGTAGCAGTTTTCCTCGTAGAGTTACCGTATACTGTATTGTGCGTAGTTTGTGCATTTTCGTACTCCACATTGACAATTTTGGTGGACTACATGAAGCTACTTTAATTGTAAACCTAGAAAAGAGCTAACCTAAGTGCCGATGTGTTCCTCCCAGGTTGTTTGGCCACCCTCTGGAGAAGGTCTGCGTGGACGGCCAGCTGCCCAGACCCATCCTGGACCTGCTGACCTGCCTGTTCCAGAACGGGCCGTACGTCACCGGCATCTTCCGCAAGTCCGCCAACGCTCGCTGCTGCCGCGAGCTCAAGGAGAAACTGGACAAGGAGGCCGAGTACAACCTGAGCGAATGCCCCATCCATGCTGTAGCAGCTGTGTTTAAGGTATGTTACAGCTGTTTCAaagtctttaaccttctccctgtggCTACTTCAGAGTCCTAAAGGTTAAGAACTGTCTTTTCAGCACAATGAACACTGCATAATGCCCGAACCTAAGGAcagcaaccctttccagtagtgtttATGTCGGGATTCAAACTCGCGGCTTTTCAGTCGAGACATGAAGTTTGACCTTGTTCTGTTCAACAGTGACTGATATGTGCTCTCTCTCCCTGTGTTTTCAGGACTTCCTCCGTAACCTGCCCCACAGCATCCTGCACAGCGATCTGTACCAGGACTGGGTCGCCTGCAATACAGAACAGAACATCTCAGCCAAGGTCACCATTGTCAGAAGGTGAGGACTTctgttcctgttttctttaaGAAATTGTTAGAGAAGCTTTTTGTTTatcattcttcttctttcaatTGAGGCAACTGCCTCCAGCGTTTCTGAAGATTCTGTTGCCTTTATATGTGTGGAGTTTTCTGAGAAGGGTAGTTATGCTAACAGATACAGTACTTGAATCAGATTGGAGTCTTGAAGCTGTCCAAGGTGGAACAGTAGTGTAAGCATAAAGATGTTAGAATTGTTGGTGTAAAAATCAGGTAAAAGAGCAACACAATAACCCCTTAAACTGTCTTTGGTTTCCAGAATACTTGACCAGCTTCCCAGCGGTAACCTGACCCTGCTGCGGTACTTTGTGTGCATCCTGCACCACATCAGCCTGAAGAGCGACGAGAACAACATGACCGCCTACAACCTGGCCATCTGCATCGCCCCCAGCATGCTGAACCCCCCTCTGGAGGCCTGCGGAGACATCCAGGCTGCTGCCACTAAACAGGTGGGTGGAATGGTACTTCAGGGGTTGGTCTGCTGGGATGTTACACTATCAGGACTGATGCCGAATGGTTTTGTCATAGTGTTGGTGTAATGTTTTGTGGAATGAAGACAAGTTAGAACAGGTGTAAAGATCAAAGGCTGTCaccctttttgttttgttggctCAGACATTGAAGGGAAattgaatgatacatgtacctacttaGTTTTGAAGGAGACTAACGACAGACTGCCGTTCTGCCTTGTGTAGGTTCCAGAAGTGGTGCAGCTGCTGATCGAGCACTGTAAGGAGATTTTCGGTGCCGACATCACGACCATCATGGGGGAGGCGCCGCAGGATCCTGACCACAAGCTGCGGCAGGACTCCAGCGGTGACTCAGACTCTGTCAACAGCATGCAGGATTGTACAGGTAAGGAACACTTCATTCACAGACCCTCGGTTACCTTCACTTTTGTTTTATAGGCTGAAAATTATGACTAGTTTTTATGGCTGTTTTCAAAGATTGTTTTGATGGAATGCAGCAAACAATTCCAATAAATCGCAAATGTTTGGAACAGGAATAGCATGTGAGGAATGCAAGGTATTTGTAATTATAGGATAAGCCTTGAGGCCCTGTCAGGCTAAAAATAAACTATTGATGAGGTATTTTTGTAGAAACAAACCTTGTCCTCAGTGGGGGGAGTTATTAGATTAGTCTTTGGCATTTGCTGGCTCCCTGACAGTATAATTTGGCATCCCAAACATTTTTAGTGAAATAGTTATACAGATCATGATAGAAACAGCTTTTCCATGATATGGAGTGAAGTATGACTTTAATATCTGAAAACAACTAGTAGTTAAGAATATTTGACACATGAGTCCTGACCagaagtttttgtttgtgtacagGAGTGATGAGACGGGACGACTCCTCCCTGGACAGCCTGGAGCGCGAGCTGTACATCTCCGAGATGGAGTCCAGCCCGCGGACGCAGCACGGCGACCAGTTCTCCCCCTCCAGCCTGAGCAGGGACTCTGGGCTGACGCTCAGCGACACCAACCTGTACCACCCTGAGGAGGAGCATGCTGGGAGCTCCGACAAGTCTCGCTACGATGCGAAGTACCAGCACGAGCGGTGCAACAGCGACAGCTCGCAGCACCAGATGAGCTCTGTCCTGGATAACATGTCTCTGGGCTCCAGTTCCGGCTACTCCTCTCTCTCGCACGACTCCACACCAATCCCCCCTCCCCGGAGGAACCGGAGAAAGTCAGAGCCGCCACCTCCACCAGCGAAGCTACTGAGAATGAGGAAGAACTCGGACGAGAGAATAATCCCCGAGTACATCAAGCAGATCAAACAGCTGCAGATTGAGAGCCAGAAAATGATCAGTGAGACGGAGGTCTACTCCCCGGAAAAGGACACTGTTCCTCACAGGAGGGTGACTGTCACTGGCGCTGTGGACAGACCGAACACACTGGACTTGTTTAGAGACGTCAGAAAGAACAGTAACTCCTCTGACCTCTCGCCCTCGTCGGACAGCGTGTTTTCTGGATCGGAGAACAACTCGCGCCGATCCAGCGATGCCTCCCTGCAGAGAGCCCTGGGAAATCTTGTCACCGTGTCGCCCAGAGTGTCAGATTCCCATGGTCCTCCCGCCCCGCCACCGAGGAAGGAGGTGTCTGCTGAAGCCGTGAGGCTGAATATTGCCCTTGGGCTACACAACAAGAGGCCGTCAACAGACTATGGTGTACATGTTGCATACTCACGGCCTCACACGGCAACTCCTCCGGCCCCAAAGGCAGAGGAGGGGCCGTACTTCGCCTCTTCACCCTCAAAGATGTCATCACGACAAGCTGAGACACCACCCAAGTCATCTCCCACATTGGCAGCAAGGCCCACTCCAGCCAGCAGCCTCACCAACCTGAGGAAGGGTCCCCATGCCCTGCTCAGAAGTAAGAGTTCTGGGACTCTGATCACAACCGGCTTAGAGATGTCCCTGGAATCGCTCACGTCCAGTGATAGCAACCTGCAGGTGTTCCACGCCCGCAGCAGTTCCGAGAGCGACACACTGGACGAGAGGCCATCTGCCCTTCGGCAGAGAACCTTCACCAGCCCCAATCCTTTGGATTTAAAAGAGCCAAAGGTTACAGCAGAACAGGTCTTTGAAGTTGTTGACAGGAAGAAACCGAACCTCCCTCCCTCCTACCAGGAGGCAGTGAGTCGCAGCCGTCAGTACCCCATCTCCAGCGGCATGCAGGGTCTCACAGTACAGACTGTGAAAACCATGCGCATGCAGAGGCAAGATAAAACCATTGAGACGCCAAACGAGCCTGTGTGGAAGAAGCAAAGTGAAACGGTGTGGGAAAAGCAGTCCAGCGAATCAGGGCGAAACAAACGACCTAGTGAACCAGTACGAAGCACCAAACAGCCAACTGAACCAGTACGGAGCACCAAACAGCCAACTGAACCAGTACGGAGCACCAAACAGCCAACTGAACCAGTACGGAGCACCAAACAGCCAACTGAACCAGTACGGAGCACCAAACAGCCAACTGAACCAGTACGGAGCACCAAACAGCCAACTGAACCAGTACGGAGCACCAAACAGCCAACTGAACCAGTACGGAGCACCAAACAGCCAACTGAACCAGTACGGAGCACCAAACAGCCAACTGAACCAGTGCGGAGCACCAAACAGCCAATTGAACCTGCCAAAAACAAGCAGCAACCAGAACCAGTGTGGGAGAAACAGAGCAGTGTGCAACAGAAGGAAGTCAAACTTGACGAGGAAAATACGACGAATGGAACAAAGTCGTCTGACATCCTGTCGAGGTTACAACGTGGTGTGAACCTGACAAGAAGTAACAGTGACTCTGTTGACCACACGCGCCCCTCGGTGTACGGTATCGGTGGCAAAGCCAGCACGAGTAGCAAACTGTTCCAGGACTCTGTCCCCAGGAAAGCTATGCCAATCAGTAAAATTGAGGTAAACCCTGAGCAGAAGCCGGTGTGCAGTCTGCGCAGAACAAGCAGCGAGCTGGACCGGACAATCGCGGTGCACAGGCAGCACTTCCAGCTGCGGAGACAGCAGCTGTTTTATGGCCACAACTCGCCAATGAAGCCCATGAGGAAAGAGATGGACATTCCTGTCACAGACACGTCACTGGACAGACAAAGAAGAGGGTCGGCTCCTGAGACCCAACAGAATAAAGACTCTCTTACAGAATCAAAGGTTGTAAGAAGCAGCTGCCCAAGCAAACTGCTCTCTTCAACGTCAAAAGCAGTTCCGGAGAGCCCAGGAGGTATCAGTTCTTATGACATTGTTCAAGCCATGACGTCTGCCAACTTTCTGTCTGTACAGAGGGGTCAGTCCAAGAGACAGAACAGCCAGGAGAGTCTGAAAAACGATCACGCGCAATCTGAGGCATCGAGTTCCACCGGGACCAAGTTCCAGTTCCCCTTCCCTGATCCCAAGTCAGACCCCCCAACCTCAATGCTGTCACCTGAGGTGAAAAACACCGTCAAGGACTATTTCCTGAGCAGTGACCCGATCAACGGACTGAAGCGAAGCAAAGAAACTGTCAGCGAAATCACCAAGACGAAACAAGACTGGAACCAGAGAAAACGAGGCAACTTGGACTTTGCTGACTTGGACCAGATGATGTTTGCTGAGGAGTCTTACGTGTAGCTACAGACAAAACAACACGGACACTTTAAGAGAGTGTTAGAACATTTTGTTATCTTATTCTCTTGAGGAAAATTGAGATGTTGTGGGAGATGAGGTTCCTCTCATTACCCAAGAACCAGTTGTTGTACAATGTGCCATAGGTCTGTTGCAATCGGGCACAGGGCTCTACATGTGGACAAGTGCTACATTCTTCTGTAAATACATGAGCCAGCGTCTACAGCTGGGGACAAGTGTAAATAGCGACAGCATTCCACATACGTTTTCTGCTCTGGCCAAGTAGCCAGTGTACATTCTTAATTACGTTTTGTCTGAACGTCGTAATGTTGGTTATACTTCTGTATGTCAGAAGTAACGATACGTATTTGTAGAAATATTTGTGCCAGACTTAATGTGGAGGAATCCTGTAACACAGCTTTGCTGTCCTGTAAATATGCATTCCACAAAGTCTCTGTCAGTGCAAGCATGGCTGGCATATGTGCAGTAAACAAGAAATTCTCCTAAGTAATTTATAAAGTATAGAGTTTGTATGGTAAGCTGACTGTTAAGCAGTAGGTAATTTTATTTCCAGTTCCTCATCTGCAGTATTTTGTCACTGTAAAAAGTTGtagctagattttttttttacttttttaaaAGATACAGTTTTACATTATATCGTCAGCTTTAGTAGGATTCCTTCTGAATCACATCAAGATGTGAGGCAAAATGTTGAGCTCTCCCATTCTAAACTGTTTCTGCCTTCTTTATGCTATTATAACTGAACAACAATTTCTTAAATTAAGCTGACTCTGTTCAGAAGAATGTTTGATTAACACTTGTGTTTCTCTACATACACAGTTCTATGTAGAACTGCAGGTGTGGCTTGCAAAAATGTGGAAATCAACGTACCTTAAATTTTTGCTTATTTCATTTTCTGTATGTAGCTGAATGCCCTGGCCCTAAATTACCTAAACTTTATGGGCCTTCTGTGTTTTATTCAGTCTATGGCCAGTAAAAGCTGCCATGTGCTTGTAATTAAATCAAACTGTTGTACATAAGCTAAGACTATATAGAGTACtatgttttattcatatattttctTGTATCACTTCTTGTGTATAGTTCTCCTCAACTGGTCGAAAGCCAGTTGTAAAGTGGCAAAGTCTGTGCCAATCTAGTAAccactgtttttattttgtcttgTAACTGATAAAGACAAAAGTCTTAATGTATCACACACTCGGCCAGTCACGTACTGTaactatacaatgtatacatgttcaTGCAACTTCTTGCGACAGTTACTTCTTATGGTTAGTGTTGTTGCCACAGCTGTTAAAGctaaatgcatttttatttttgtaaataGAGAGCTTTTTTTATTAGGTGTATCTGCTTGATTTCTAATGTTTGATATGTTCTTGGCTTTTACCGGGCCAAAtcttatctaaaattgttctatcctgtttcttttctgtttcATGTCAGATCTTATTAAAGCATTATTAAAGGAAATACCTCATTTTGACAGAAAACATTGTCTGTTATTTCTTAAGCACTCGTGAGTGGAGTGTTACTGTTAGAGCCTgtgctacatgtgtgtgtgtgtgtgagtcagCTGG encodes the following:
- the LOC136431977 gene encoding uncharacterized protein isoform X2 → MSAAKVQRRRSGRNVSSVKRKLFVRSKSLTDSLMTGILTAMAQQKLQEEGKEEEEKCSFQVQATLPDGLIRVLDGEDGMRVKDLVADAILEYRLTDYRVTMSSTRAILNPDANALMLRGEDILIEDLTSQIAAIDPRLAGDARFRVVHELMVTERNYIDALKSIFDIYAEPLRKFSSLSPEDYKVLFSGLEPLLSLSRTLYKKLEDSVPTWDTDHTAVGNIFSKQLWSQYDEYYMSYKETRMLLRQKRETDEEFLEFCNIRRGAARHSIDSLLLLPVQRVPQYNKILSDLLKETPSDHPDFDDLTKAANRVQKMVTEREEEVNFAENEMKMMQVQERFPHDDLALYEREKLSKPRSRLMRRKSAPAHVIQGHLTGGGRKISSSGSLLSPSSLPSSGRVSPVETSPVSRQRLGTNNNAINRQYIMEGPVQLTQALQTQDRYLFLFSDIVLVAKPKSANTFKLKHRVRLSEMWLATCLDEVCETTKTLDKSFVIGWPTTNTVATFSTPELKELWWDALMKLIAEGKSKEEPKSVTLKVENRDIECPAYSKSFSVSNTDSASNVVKMSLQQFGITDDASNYRLWVKSGKDEAPYPLIGHEIPFAIKMSHLRDAAVTAGDDHLVLLDQEIMPSMDHLSPETQVQFVLRDSRKTKIVMEDIPSKKLKRFKKSPIINWPFKRTSSKSDMPDSPSSSEARGKLFGHPLEKVCVDGQLPRPILDLLTCLFQNGPYVTGIFRKSANARCCRELKEKLDKEAEYNLSECPIHAVAAVFKDFLRNLPHSILHSDLYQDWVACNTEQNISAKVTIVRRILDQLPSGNLTLLRYFVCILHHISLKSDENNMTAYNLAICIAPSMLNPPLEACGDIQAAATKQVPEVVQLLIEHCKEIFGADITTIMGEAPQDPDHKLRQDSSGDSDSVNSMQDCTGVMRRDDSSLDSLERELYISEMESSPRTQHGDQFSPSSLSRDSGLTLSDTNLYHPEEEHAGSSDKSRYDAKYQHERCNSDSSQHQMSSVLDNMSLGSSSGYSSLSHDSTPIPPPRRNRRKSEPPPPPAKLLRMRKNSDERIIPEYIKQIKQLQIESQKMISETEVYSPEKDTVPHRRVTVTGAVDRPNTLDLFRDVRKNSNSSDLSPSSDSVFSGSENNSRRSSDASLQRALGNLVTVSPRVSDSHGPPAPPPRKEVSAEAVRLNIALGLHNKRPSTDYGVHVAYSRPHTATPPAPKAEEGPYFASSPSKMSSRQAETPPKSSPTLAARPTPASSLTNLRKGPHALLRSKSSGTLITTGLEMSLESLTSSDSNLQVFHARSSSESDTLDERPSALRQRTFTSPNPLDLKEPKVTAEQVFEVVDRKKPNLPPSYQEAVSRSRQYPISSGMQGLTVQTVKTMRMQRQDKTIETPNEPVWKKQSETVWEKQSSESGRNKRPSEPVRSTKQPTEPVRSTKQPTEPVRSTKQPTEPVRSTKQPTEPVRSTKQPTEPVRSTKQPTEPVRSTKQPTEPVRSTKQPTEPVRSTKQPTEPVRSTKQPIEPAKNKQQPEPVWEKQSSVQQKEVKLDEENTTNGTKSSDILSRLQRGVNLTRSNSDSVDHTRPSVYGIGGKASTSSKLFQDSVPRKAMPISKIEVNPEQKPVCSLRRTSSELDRTIAVHRQHFQLRRQQLFYGHNSPMKPMRKEMDIPVTDTSLDRQRRGSAPETQQNKDSLTESKVVRSSCPSKLLSSTSKAVPESPGGISSYDIVQAMTSANFLSVQRGQSKRQNSQESLKNDHAQSEASSSTGTKFQFPFPDPKSDPPTSMLSPEVKNTVKDYFLSSDPINGLKRSKETVSEITKTKQDWNQRKRGNLDFADLDQMMFAEESYV
- the LOC136431977 gene encoding uncharacterized protein isoform X1 produces the protein MDFKNKSIITKDTAVLTDDILVPLPQELQERTRRHSSYGDVFVPDETLADPTQSGQHGSLPEIRVYMAENPGNPRKTENPKASVETSPRLKLRRATISVSPKSNRRFPLSLGKQKKKEKRVSVGAISTLAMTTSNILSPVKSKSLRYEQLDGEDGMRVKDLVADAILEYRLTDYRVTMSSTRAILNPDANALMLRGEDILIEDLTSQIAAIDPRLAGDARFRVVHELMVTERNYIDALKSIFDIYAEPLRKFSSLSPEDYKVLFSGLEPLLSLSRTLYKKLEDSVPTWDTDHTAVGNIFSKQLWSQYDEYYMSYKETRMLLRQKRETDEEFLEFCNIRRGAARHSIDSLLLLPVQRVPQYNKILSDLLKETPSDHPDFDDLTKAANRVQKMVTEREEEVNFAENEMKMMQVQERFPHDDLALYEREKLSKPRSRLMRRKSAPAHVIQGHLTGGGRKISSSGSLLSPSSLPSSGRVSPVETSPVSRQRLGTNNNAINRQYIMEGPVQLTQALQTQDRYLFLFSDIVLVAKPKSANTFKLKHRVRLSEMWLATCLDEVCETTKTLDKSFVIGWPTTNTVATFSTPELKELWWDALMKLIAEGKSKEEPKSVTLKVENRDIECPAYSKSFSVSNTDSASNVVKMSLQQFGITDDASNYRLWVKSGKDEAPYPLIGHEIPFAIKMSHLRDAAVTAGDDHLVLLDQEIMPSMDHLSPETQVQFVLRDSRKTKIVMEDIPSKKLKRFKKSPIINWPFKRTSSKSDMPDSPSSSEARGKLFGHPLEKVCVDGQLPRPILDLLTCLFQNGPYVTGIFRKSANARCCRELKEKLDKEAEYNLSECPIHAVAAVFKDFLRNLPHSILHSDLYQDWVACNTEQNISAKVTIVRRILDQLPSGNLTLLRYFVCILHHISLKSDENNMTAYNLAICIAPSMLNPPLEACGDIQAAATKQVPEVVQLLIEHCKEIFGADITTIMGEAPQDPDHKLRQDSSGDSDSVNSMQDCTGVMRRDDSSLDSLERELYISEMESSPRTQHGDQFSPSSLSRDSGLTLSDTNLYHPEEEHAGSSDKSRYDAKYQHERCNSDSSQHQMSSVLDNMSLGSSSGYSSLSHDSTPIPPPRRNRRKSEPPPPPAKLLRMRKNSDERIIPEYIKQIKQLQIESQKMISETEVYSPEKDTVPHRRVTVTGAVDRPNTLDLFRDVRKNSNSSDLSPSSDSVFSGSENNSRRSSDASLQRALGNLVTVSPRVSDSHGPPAPPPRKEVSAEAVRLNIALGLHNKRPSTDYGVHVAYSRPHTATPPAPKAEEGPYFASSPSKMSSRQAETPPKSSPTLAARPTPASSLTNLRKGPHALLRSKSSGTLITTGLEMSLESLTSSDSNLQVFHARSSSESDTLDERPSALRQRTFTSPNPLDLKEPKVTAEQVFEVVDRKKPNLPPSYQEAVSRSRQYPISSGMQGLTVQTVKTMRMQRQDKTIETPNEPVWKKQSETVWEKQSSESGRNKRPSEPVRSTKQPTEPVRSTKQPTEPVRSTKQPTEPVRSTKQPTEPVRSTKQPTEPVRSTKQPTEPVRSTKQPTEPVRSTKQPTEPVRSTKQPTEPVRSTKQPIEPAKNKQQPEPVWEKQSSVQQKEVKLDEENTTNGTKSSDILSRLQRGVNLTRSNSDSVDHTRPSVYGIGGKASTSSKLFQDSVPRKAMPISKIEVNPEQKPVCSLRRTSSELDRTIAVHRQHFQLRRQQLFYGHNSPMKPMRKEMDIPVTDTSLDRQRRGSAPETQQNKDSLTESKVVRSSCPSKLLSSTSKAVPESPGGISSYDIVQAMTSANFLSVQRGQSKRQNSQESLKNDHAQSEASSSTGTKFQFPFPDPKSDPPTSMLSPEVKNTVKDYFLSSDPINGLKRSKETVSEITKTKQDWNQRKRGNLDFADLDQMMFAEESYV
- the LOC136431977 gene encoding uncharacterized protein isoform X3; this translates as MARFRRRSLPSRKPKKLDGEDGMRVKDLVADAILEYRLTDYRVTMSSTRAILNPDANALMLRGEDILIEDLTSQIAAIDPRLAGDARFRVVHELMVTERNYIDALKSIFDIYAEPLRKFSSLSPEDYKVLFSGLEPLLSLSRTLYKKLEDSVPTWDTDHTAVGNIFSKQLWSQYDEYYMSYKETRMLLRQKRETDEEFLEFCNIRRGAARHSIDSLLLLPVQRVPQYNKILSDLLKETPSDHPDFDDLTKAANRVQKMVTEREEEVNFAENEMKMMQVQERFPHDDLALYEREKLSKPRSRLMRRKSAPAHVIQGHLTGGGRKISSSGSLLSPSSLPSSGRVSPVETSPVSRQRLGTNNNAINRQYIMEGPVQLTQALQTQDRYLFLFSDIVLVAKPKSANTFKLKHRVRLSEMWLATCLDEVCETTKTLDKSFVIGWPTTNTVATFSTPELKELWWDALMKLIAEGKSKEEPKSVTLKVENRDIECPAYSKSFSVSNTDSASNVVKMSLQQFGITDDASNYRLWVKSGKDEAPYPLIGHEIPFAIKMSHLRDAAVTAGDDHLVLLDQEIMPSMDHLSPETQVQFVLRDSRKTKIVMEDIPSKKLKRFKKSPIINWPFKRTSSKSDMPDSPSSSEARGKLFGHPLEKVCVDGQLPRPILDLLTCLFQNGPYVTGIFRKSANARCCRELKEKLDKEAEYNLSECPIHAVAAVFKDFLRNLPHSILHSDLYQDWVACNTEQNISAKVTIVRRILDQLPSGNLTLLRYFVCILHHISLKSDENNMTAYNLAICIAPSMLNPPLEACGDIQAAATKQVPEVVQLLIEHCKEIFGADITTIMGEAPQDPDHKLRQDSSGDSDSVNSMQDCTGVMRRDDSSLDSLERELYISEMESSPRTQHGDQFSPSSLSRDSGLTLSDTNLYHPEEEHAGSSDKSRYDAKYQHERCNSDSSQHQMSSVLDNMSLGSSSGYSSLSHDSTPIPPPRRNRRKSEPPPPPAKLLRMRKNSDERIIPEYIKQIKQLQIESQKMISETEVYSPEKDTVPHRRVTVTGAVDRPNTLDLFRDVRKNSNSSDLSPSSDSVFSGSENNSRRSSDASLQRALGNLVTVSPRVSDSHGPPAPPPRKEVSAEAVRLNIALGLHNKRPSTDYGVHVAYSRPHTATPPAPKAEEGPYFASSPSKMSSRQAETPPKSSPTLAARPTPASSLTNLRKGPHALLRSKSSGTLITTGLEMSLESLTSSDSNLQVFHARSSSESDTLDERPSALRQRTFTSPNPLDLKEPKVTAEQVFEVVDRKKPNLPPSYQEAVSRSRQYPISSGMQGLTVQTVKTMRMQRQDKTIETPNEPVWKKQSETVWEKQSSESGRNKRPSEPVRSTKQPTEPVRSTKQPTEPVRSTKQPTEPVRSTKQPTEPVRSTKQPTEPVRSTKQPTEPVRSTKQPTEPVRSTKQPTEPVRSTKQPTEPVRSTKQPIEPAKNKQQPEPVWEKQSSVQQKEVKLDEENTTNGTKSSDILSRLQRGVNLTRSNSDSVDHTRPSVYGIGGKASTSSKLFQDSVPRKAMPISKIEVNPEQKPVCSLRRTSSELDRTIAVHRQHFQLRRQQLFYGHNSPMKPMRKEMDIPVTDTSLDRQRRGSAPETQQNKDSLTESKVVRSSCPSKLLSSTSKAVPESPGGISSYDIVQAMTSANFLSVQRGQSKRQNSQESLKNDHAQSEASSSTGTKFQFPFPDPKSDPPTSMLSPEVKNTVKDYFLSSDPINGLKRSKETVSEITKTKQDWNQRKRGNLDFADLDQMMFAEESYV
- the LOC136431977 gene encoding uncharacterized protein isoform X5, which gives rise to MCSELMAKVRARRIAPIPELEDSVPTWDTDHTAVGNIFSKQLWSQYDEYYMSYKETRMLLRQKRETDEEFLEFCNIRRGAARHSIDSLLLLPVQRVPQYNKILSDLLKETPSDHPDFDDLTKAANRVQKMVTEREEEVNFAENEMKMMQVQERFPHDDLALYEREKLSKPRSRLMRRKSAPAHVIQGHLTGGGRKISSSGSLLSPSSLPSSGRVSPVETSPVSRQRLGTNNNAINRQYIMEGPVQLTQALQTQDRYLFLFSDIVLVAKPKSANTFKLKHRVRLSEMWLATCLDEVCETTKTLDKSFVIGWPTTNTVATFSTPELKELWWDALMKLIAEGKSKEEPKSVTLKVENRDIECPAYSKSFSVSNTDSASNVVKMSLQQFGITDDASNYRLWVKSGKDEAPYPLIGHEIPFAIKMSHLRDAAVTAGDDHLVLLDQEIMPSMDHLSPETQVQFVLRDSRKTKIVMEDIPSKKLKRFKKSPIINWPFKRTSSKSDMPDSPSSSEARGKLFGHPLEKVCVDGQLPRPILDLLTCLFQNGPYVTGIFRKSANARCCRELKEKLDKEAEYNLSECPIHAVAAVFKDFLRNLPHSILHSDLYQDWVACNTEQNISAKVTIVRRILDQLPSGNLTLLRYFVCILHHISLKSDENNMTAYNLAICIAPSMLNPPLEACGDIQAAATKQVPEVVQLLIEHCKEIFGADITTIMGEAPQDPDHKLRQDSSGDSDSVNSMQDCTGVMRRDDSSLDSLERELYISEMESSPRTQHGDQFSPSSLSRDSGLTLSDTNLYHPEEEHAGSSDKSRYDAKYQHERCNSDSSQHQMSSVLDNMSLGSSSGYSSLSHDSTPIPPPRRNRRKSEPPPPPAKLLRMRKNSDERIIPEYIKQIKQLQIESQKMISETEVYSPEKDTVPHRRVTVTGAVDRPNTLDLFRDVRKNSNSSDLSPSSDSVFSGSENNSRRSSDASLQRALGNLVTVSPRVSDSHGPPAPPPRKEVSAEAVRLNIALGLHNKRPSTDYGVHVAYSRPHTATPPAPKAEEGPYFASSPSKMSSRQAETPPKSSPTLAARPTPASSLTNLRKGPHALLRSKSSGTLITTGLEMSLESLTSSDSNLQVFHARSSSESDTLDERPSALRQRTFTSPNPLDLKEPKVTAEQVFEVVDRKKPNLPPSYQEAVSRSRQYPISSGMQGLTVQTVKTMRMQRQDKTIETPNEPVWKKQSETVWEKQSSESGRNKRPSEPVRSTKQPTEPVRSTKQPTEPVRSTKQPTEPVRSTKQPTEPVRSTKQPTEPVRSTKQPTEPVRSTKQPTEPVRSTKQPTEPVRSTKQPTEPVRSTKQPIEPAKNKQQPEPVWEKQSSVQQKEVKLDEENTTNGTKSSDILSRLQRGVNLTRSNSDSVDHTRPSVYGIGGKASTSSKLFQDSVPRKAMPISKIEVNPEQKPVCSLRRTSSELDRTIAVHRQHFQLRRQQLFYGHNSPMKPMRKEMDIPVTDTSLDRQRRGSAPETQQNKDSLTESKVVRSSCPSKLLSSTSKAVPESPGGISSYDIVQAMTSANFLSVQRGQSKRQNSQESLKNDHAQSEASSSTGTKFQFPFPDPKSDPPTSMLSPEVKNTVKDYFLSSDPINGLKRSKETVSEITKTKQDWNQRKRGNLDFADLDQMMFAEESYV